In a single window of the Gossypium hirsutum isolate 1008001.06 chromosome D02, Gossypium_hirsutum_v2.1, whole genome shotgun sequence genome:
- the LOC107932163 gene encoding uncharacterized protein has product MYTLKDKAAGSLSRLFADSASHHSSPSSPSSPRDLSQARWYTKGSKSLSSIFSYIIPSLSYGESKLDDHGGELKPVPSLPVRWKKKFETRHEVLDSVKEYTTCTTEELKKACEDKKKIWTHSDNKQIARIRLRSENKDCVSGRRSTSSDEFQEAREEQSPMKSPLKLDEFHEAREEQSPMKSPLKPSDEFQEAREEQSPMKAPPKLSDESVFINYDLYEFLTSSLPNIVKGCQWMLLYSTLKHGISLRTLIRKSAELPGPCLLITGDRQGAVFGAMLECPLKPTPKRKYQGTNQTFVFTTKYGEPRLFRPTGANRYYYICVNDLLALGGGGNFALSLDEDLLSGTSGACETFGNLCLAHNQDFEPKNIELWGFTHASKHFQN; this is encoded by the exons atgtatacattgAAAGATAAAGCAGCGGGAAGCCTTTCACGTTTATTTGCAGATTCAGCGTCTCATCATTCTTCTCCTTCTTCTCCATCTTCTCCACGAGATCTTTCTCAG GCCAGATGGTACACCAAAGGGTCAAAATCTTTGTCTTCAATATTCTCTTACATCATCCCATCACTAAGCTATGGTGAGTCTAAATTGGATGATCATGGAGGTGAACTAAAGCCGGTTCCTTCGCTTCCCGTtagatggaaaaagaaatttgagaCGCGACATGAAGTCCTGGATAGTGTTAAAGAATACACTACTTGTACAACTGAAGAATTAAAAAAGGCTTGTGAAGATAAGAAAAAAATTTGGACTCATAGTGACAATAAGCAAATTGCTAGAATTAGACTTCGTAGTGAGAATAAGGACTGTGTTTCTGGAAGGAGGAGTACCAGCTCTGATGAATTTCAAGAAGCAAGAGAAGAACAGAGTCCAATGAAGTCTCCACTAAAACTTGATGAATTTCATGAAGCAAGGGAAGAACAGAGTCCGATGAAGTCTCCATTAAAACCTTCTGATGAATTTCAAGAAGCAAGAGAAGAACAGAGTCCGATGAAGGCTCCACCAAAACTTTCTGATGAATCTGTATTCATTAACTATGATTTGTATGAGTTCTTGACGTCTTCCCTTCCCAATATTGTTAAAGGGTGTCAATGGATGTTGTTGTATAG TACGTTGAAGCATGGTATATCACTTCGTACACTGATTCGTAAGAGTGCTGAGCTTCCTGGCCCTTGTTTGCTG ATTACTGGAGACAGGCAAGGAGCTGTCTTTGGCGCAATGTTAGAATGCCCTTTGAAACCAACACCGAAGAGAAAATATCAA GGAACAAACCAGACGTTTGTATTCACAACCAAGTATGGTGAGCCGAGGCTATTTAGACCCACTG GTGCAAATCGTTATTACTATATATGCGTGAATGACTTGTTAGCACTCGGAGGCGGTGGCAACTTTGCGTTGAGCTTGGATGAAGATCT ATTAAGTGGAACAAGCGGAGCTTGTGAAACATTTGGGAACTTATGTTTGGCGCATAACCAAGACTTTGAACCAAAGAACATCGAG CTTTGGGGATTCACACATGCATCAAAGCACTTTCAAAACTGA